One Paramisgurnus dabryanus chromosome 8, PD_genome_1.1, whole genome shotgun sequence DNA window includes the following coding sequences:
- the LOC135771846 gene encoding stonustoxin subunit alpha-like, giving the protein MISDRGNNTEVIPNPEPRTREEFLQYSLRLTPDTNTLSNHLRLERNNVIAFTDTNQRYPDNTDRFGCCQVLCRERVCGRSYWEIKWGGAVYISVSYKSIRRQELGHGSDFGRNDQSWRLYCSESRFSFCHNNKWINLPVVSSSFRIGVYVDYNAGILSFYSVSDTQMILIHSIHTTFTQPLYPGFAMVSIHSRVTLCDPTI; this is encoded by the exons ATGATCTCTGATAGAG GTAATAACACAGAGGTTATTCCCAACCCCGAACCCAGGACCAGAGAAGAGTTCCTCCAGT ATTCTCTTCGTCTGACGCCGGATACAAACACGCTGTCTAACCACCTTCGGCTGGAGAGAAACAACGTGATCGCGTTTACTGACACAAACCAGCGGTATCCCGATAATACAGACAGATTTGGTTGTTGTCAGGTGTTGTGTCGAGAGCGCGTGTGTGGACGCTCTTACTGGGAGATTAAGTGGGGTGGTGCTGTGTATATATCAGTGTCATACAAAAGCATCCGTAGGCAGGAATTAGGTCATGGGAGTGATTTTGGGCGTAATGATCAGTCCTGGAGATTATACTGCTCTGAGTCCAGATTTTCATTCTGTCACAATAACAAATGGATAAATCTCCCTGTAGTGTCCAGTTCTTTCAGAATTGGAGTGTATGTGGATTACAATGCAGGAATTTTGTCTTTCTACAGCGTCTCTGACACACAAATGATCCTCATCCACAGCATCCACACCACGTTTACTCAACCTCTCTATCCTGGGTTTGCAATGGTTTCCATTCATTCTAGAGTTACGCTGTGTGATCCAACTATATAG